A genome region from Gadus chalcogrammus isolate NIFS_2021 chromosome 7, NIFS_Gcha_1.0, whole genome shotgun sequence includes the following:
- the LOC130386147 gene encoding odorant receptor 131-2-like — protein sequence MIPAPEGRLEAPSPMSQNGSEPQNSGVAAKAFVSMTPCLLCLYINGVMLFSLGRRPAFLESSRYLLFGHLLLSDSLHLLACVALYLVAVARARLARLLCVFLLLLGDAVATASPFTLALMSLERYVAVCLPLRHAGVSTPRRTGATLTVVWCVAAVDPVSELLYFLALDDRPNARQRPCQRKAALGWALFGRINTAFTAVYFLLVGGVILYTYVRILLAARSAAGTSAAGSRASAARRTVLIHMLQLCLCLASTTFNAMSSLVMLSFGVVMARNVQYLLFLSLVIFPRVLSPLIYGLRDKAFRRVFTLYFLFGLRTHRKPLA from the exons ATGATCCCAGCCCCAGAAGGTCGTCTGGAAG CTCCGTCGCCGATGTCCCAGAACGGCTCGGAGCCGCAGAACTCGGGCGTGGCGGCGAAGGCGTTCGTCTCCATGACACCCTGCCTGCTCTGCCTGTACATCAACGGCGTCATGCTCTTCTCCCTCGGCCGGCGGCCCGCCTTCCTGGAGTCGTCGCGCTACCTCCTCTTCGGCCACCTGCTCCTCTCCGACTCCCTCCACCTGCTGGCGTGCGTGGCGCTCTACCTGGTGGCCGTGGCGCGCGCCCGGCTCGCCCGCCTCCTGTGCgtcttcctgctgctgctgggcgacGCCGTGGCCACAGCCTCACCCTTCACCCTGGCCCTGATGTCCCTCGAGCGCTACGTGGCCGTCTGCCTCCCGCTGAGGCACGCCGGCGTCTCCACGCCGCGCCGCACCGGAGCCACGCTGACGGTGGTGTGGTGCGTGGCGGCGGTGGACCCCGTCAGCGAGCTGCTGTACTTCCTGGCGCTGGACGACCGGCCGAACGCCCGGCAGCGGCCCTGCCAGCGCAAGGCCGCTCTGGGCTGGGCGCTCTTCGGCCGCATCAACACGGCATTCACCGCGGTCTACTTCCTGCTGGTGGGCGGCGTCATCCTGTACACCTACGTCCGCATCCTGTTGGCGGCGCGGTCGGCGGCGGGGACGTCGGCGGCGGGGTCGCGGGCGAGCGCGGCACGCCGGACGGTGCTGATTCACATGCTCCAGCTGTGCCTGTGCCTGGCCTCCACCACCTTCAACGCCATGAGCTCGCTGGTGATGCTGAGCTTCGGCGTCGTCATGGCGCGCAACGTCCAGTACCTGCTCTTCCTCTCGCTCGTCATCTTCCCCCGCGTGCTCAGCCCGCTCATCTACGGCCTGCGGGACAAGGCCTTCCGCCGCGTCTTCACGCTCTACTTCCTGTTCGGGCTCAGGACGCACAGGAAGCCTCTCGCgtaa
- the LOC130386148 gene encoding nectin-3-like protein: MSPSRLWKTPQRQGRLAVLHLLLYCISARARASQVLVPQKVNAVLGKNVTLECQVEVGTNLSLTQSSWERRLPTGAVTVAVYNPLFGISVPPEYAGRLTFRSPSSHDATILLSDVGFSDMGVYTCKVATFPLGNTQAATTVNVLVEPKVSLSAGPGPLVDGGNETVVATCMAERARPPAEVSWESALFGQSDVQLWDEPNGTTSTRVRYLWQPTRHTQSHGLTCVVRHPALPADHRIPYQLNVLYAPDISVVGYDGDWYVGRENVQLTCRANANPPAHHFRWIRLDSDVWPDGVERLNNTLLFLRPLQRNDSGVYRCEVANSIDLRSRDLRILIQVPPSLSSTAPSPARGSSSSSLDTRQRVLFTSPTLEALPAGRLGAAVGGAVGGALFLLLVLSVGGVCYLRRRHGNGPGGSAYGKPYPGGSAAASALHELRPATKSPRGGRDRDREEWGGEREQQSRRHRGDQNGDGRYAKGYTRAMRESAAQGPEGPRPPGGRQPSPRRPLRPLPPSPARQAAGQRLPLLDGGRLRRQRAGGRTDRGTDGQRVPERQQSSLAQTAWLRRCSCDGPDALRVPTENTHPRVRGDDAFIRLLQ; encoded by the exons ATGTCCCCCTCCCGGCTCTGGAAGACCCCTCAGCGGCAGGGCAGGCTCGccgtcctccacctgctcctctacTGCATCTCGG CGCGGGCCCGGGCCAGCCAGGTGCTGGTGCCCCAGAAGGTGAACGCGGTGCTGGGGAAGAACGTGACGCTGGAGTGCCAGGTGGAGGTGGGCACCAACCTCAGCCTGACCCAGAGCTCCTGGGAGCGCCGCCTGCCCACGGGCGCCGTCACCGTGGCCGTCTACAACCCCCTGTTCGGCATCTCGGTGCCCCCGGAGTACGCGGGCCGGCTGACGTTCCGCTCGCCGTCGTCCCACGACGCCACCATCCTGCTGAGCGACGTGGGCTTCTCCGACATGGGCGTGTACACCTGCAAGGTGGCCACCTTCCCCCTGGGCAACACGCAGGCCGCCACCACCGTCAACGtgctgg tgGAGCCTAAGGTCTCCCTCTCGGCGGGCCCGGGACCCCTGGTGGACGGGGGGAACGAGACGGTGGTGGCCACCTGCATGGCCGAGCGGGCGCGGCCCCCCGCCGAGGTGTCCTGGGAGTCGGCGCTGTTCGGCCAATCGGACGTGCAGCTGTGGGACGAGCCCAACGGGACCACCAGCACCCGGGTCCGTTACCTGTGGCAGCCCACCCGCCACACGCAGAGCCACGGCCTCACCTGCGTGGTCCGGCACCCCGCACTGCCCGCGGACCACCGCATCCCCTACCAGCTCAACGTGCTCT ACGCCCCGGACATCTCGGTGGTGGGTTACGACGGGGACTGGTACGTCGGCCGCGAGAACGTCCAGCTGACCTGCCGCGCCAACGCCAACCCCCCCGCTCACCACTTCAGAtggatcag GCTGGACAGCGACGTGTGGCCGGACGGGGTGGAGCGCCTCAACAACACGCTGCTCTTCCTGCGGCCCCTGCAGCGCAACGACTCGGGCGTGTACCGCTGCGAGGTGGCCAACAGCATCGACCTGCGCAGCCGCGACCTACGCATCCTCATACAGG ttcctccctccctctcctccaccgccccctcccccgcccggggctcgtcctccagctctctggACACCCGGCAGCGCGTCCTCTTCACCTCCCCCACCCTGGAGGCCCTCCCGGCGGGCCGCCTGGGCGCCGCGGTGGGCGGGGCCGTGGGCGGGGCTCTGTTCCTGCTGCTGGTGCTCTCGGTGGGCGGCGTGTGCTACCTGCGCCGCCGCCACGGCAACGGCCCCGGGGGCAGCGCCTACGGCAAGCCCTACCCGGGGGGCTCCGCCGCCGCCTCGGCCCTCCACGAGCTGCGGCCCGCCACGAAGTCCCCCCGGGGGGGCCGCGACCGCGACCGCGAGGAGTGGGGGGGCGAGCGGGAGCAGCAGAGCCGCCGTCACCGCGGCGACCAGAACGGCGACGGCCGCTACGCCAAGGGCTACACCCGCGCCATGAGGGAGAGCGCCGCCCAGGGCCCCgaggggccccgccccccaggcgGGCGGCAGCCCTCGCCACGGCGACCGCTCCGcccgctgcccccctcccccgcccgccAAGCCGCTGGGCAACGGCTCCCCCTACTGGACGGCGGACGGCTACGACGACAGCGGGCCGGAGGACGA acggacagagggacagacggacagagggtcCCTGAGAGGCAGCAGAGCAGCCTGGCTCAGACGGCCTGGCTCAGGCGATGCTCCTGTGATGGTCCGGACGCCCTCCGCGTCCCCACGGAGAACACGCACCCCAGGGTGCGGGGCGATGATGCGTTCATCAGACTCCTCCAATAG
- the ppme1 gene encoding protein phosphatase methylesterase 1 produces MEKQLHLNLLSSRPPAAGGLQAGSKMRMGPGRKRDFSPLGWSCYFQTIEDVEVETNGGKDVFRLYCSGSQGPVLLLLHGGGHSALSWAVFTAVICDRINCRVVAMDLRGHGDTKVQDSEDLSAETMASDISKVVEVLYGDAPPPILMIGHSMGGAIAVHAAAANHIPSLLGLCVIDVVEGTAMEALNSMQSFLRSRPKTFKSLENAIEWSVKSGQIRNIESARVSMGGQVKKQEEQGRRAGETNTIGGGILEEEEEEEEQEGEEQSNSKRLKEEEQERQRSSVFEWRVDLSRTERFWTGWFRGLSALFLSCTSPKLLLLAGVDRLDKDLTIGQMQGKFQLQVLPQCGHAVHEDAPDKVADAIASFMVRHKFTDFKEGFLC; encoded by the exons ATGGAAAAGCAACTGCACCTGAACCTGCTGTCTAGCCGCCCGCCCGCGGCAGGTGGGCTGCAGGCGGGCTCCAAGATGAGGATGGG ACCCGGCCGGAAGCGGGACTTCAGCCCGCTGGGCTGGAGCTGCTACTTCCAGACCATCGAGGACGTGGAGGTGGAGACCAACGGCGGGAAAG ACGTGTTCCGGCTGTACTGCAGCGGCTCCCAAGGGCCGgtgctcctgctgctccacgGAGGAGGCCACTCCGCGCTGTCCTGGGCCGTCTTCACC GCGGTGATTTGTGACCGGATCAACTGCAGGGTCGTTGCCATGGATCTCCGAGGTCACG GAGACACCAAGGTGCAGGACTCTGAAGACCTGTCCGCTGAGACCATGGCCAG TGACATCAGTAAGGTGGTGGAGGTTCTGTACGGGGATGCCCCGCCCCCCATCCTGATGATTGGACACAGCATGGGCGGGGCTATCGCCGTCCACGCGGCCGCAGCCAATCACATCCCGTCCCTGCTGGGCCTGTGTGTCATCGACGTGGTGGAag GCACCGCGATGGAGGCCCTCAACAGCATGCAGAGCTTCCTACGGAGTCGTCCGAAGACCTTCAAGTCCTTGGAGAACGCCATTGAGTGGAG TGTGAAGAGCGGACAGATCCGGAACATCGAGTCAGCCCGCGTATCCATGGGGGGACAGGTGAAGAA GCAGGAGGAGCAAGGCAGGAGGGCGGGGGAGACCAACACCATCGGAGGGGGGatcctggaggaggaagaggaggaggaagagcaggagggcGAGGAACAATCCAACAGCAAGCGGTTGAAGGAGGAAGAACAAGAG aGACAGCGCAGCAGTGTGTTTGAGTGGCGGGTGGATCTCTCCAGGACTGAGCGGTTCTGGACCGGTTGGTTCAGAGGTCTGTcagccctcttcctctcctgcaCCTCCCccaagctcctcctcctcgcag gaGTGGACCGGCTGGACAAAGACCTGACCATCGGACAGATGCAAG GGAAGTTCCAGCTCCAGGTCCTCCCTCAGTGTGGACACGCCGTCCACGAAGACGCCCCAGACAAG GTAGCCGATGCCATCGCTTCATTCATGGTCCGGCACAAGTTCACTGACTTTAAGGAAGGCTTCCTATG CTAA